The Gemmatimonadaceae bacterium genome contains a region encoding:
- the ilvC gene encoding ketol-acid reductoisomerase, whose product MTQLFYDRDAALERLHGRRIAIIGFGSQGHAHALNLRDSGLDVTVGLYEGSKSWEKAQRAGLTVLPVAEAAEAAALIMILTPDTAQAKIYEEEIAPSLGTGKTLMFAHGFNVRFCQIIPPPNVDVSMVAPKSPGHRVREVFLQGGGVPALVGVHQDASGGALADALAYAKGIGCTRAGVLQTTFAEETETDLFGEQAVLCGGVSALVKAGFETLVEAGYQPEVAYFECMHELKLIVDLFYQGGLNYMRYSVSDTAEYGDYVAGPRIVTDDTRAAMRQLLEEVRNGSFASAWIDENRKGRPQFNRRRREDAAHPIESVGRELRRMMTFVNPKEVVPGAGGA is encoded by the coding sequence ATGACTCAATTGTTCTATGACCGGGATGCCGCGCTCGAGCGCCTCCACGGACGACGGATCGCCATCATCGGCTTCGGTAGCCAGGGGCATGCCCACGCACTGAACCTTCGCGACAGCGGCCTGGACGTGACCGTCGGGCTGTACGAGGGGTCGAAAAGTTGGGAGAAGGCCCAGCGCGCAGGCCTAACGGTGCTGCCCGTCGCGGAGGCAGCCGAAGCGGCCGCGCTAATAATGATCCTCACTCCCGATACCGCGCAGGCAAAAATTTACGAGGAGGAGATCGCGCCCTCGTTGGGCACAGGAAAGACGCTCATGTTCGCACACGGCTTCAATGTGCGCTTCTGCCAGATCATTCCTCCGCCTAACGTGGACGTGAGCATGGTCGCGCCAAAATCCCCCGGTCACCGTGTCCGCGAAGTCTTCCTCCAGGGCGGAGGCGTCCCGGCGCTCGTCGGGGTGCATCAAGACGCGTCCGGCGGCGCTCTCGCCGATGCGCTCGCCTATGCGAAGGGAATCGGCTGCACGCGGGCCGGCGTCCTTCAGACAACATTCGCCGAGGAGACCGAGACGGATCTCTTCGGTGAACAGGCGGTCCTCTGTGGCGGCGTCTCCGCGCTCGTCAAAGCCGGATTCGAAACGCTCGTCGAAGCAGGCTATCAGCCCGAAGTCGCATACTTCGAGTGCATGCACGAGTTGAAGTTGATCGTCGACCTCTTCTACCAGGGGGGCCTGAACTACATGCGCTACTCCGTCTCGGACACCGCCGAGTATGGCGACTATGTCGCCGGACCGCGGATCGTCACCGACGACACTCGCGCCGCGATGCGACAGCTCCTCGAGGAGGTGCGCAACGGCTCCTTCGCCTCGGCGTGGATCGACGAGAACCGTAAAGGCCGGCCGCAATTCAATCGCCGGCGACGGGAAGACGCGGCTCACCCAATCGAGAGCGTCGGTCGCGAGCTGCGGCGGATGATGACTTTCGTAAATCCAAAGGAGGTCGTCCCCGGCGCCGGGGGCGCATGA
- the ilvN gene encoding acetolactate synthase small subunit: protein MKHTLVALMQDRPAVLHRVVSLFRRRGYNIDSLAVGQSETSGVSRMSLVVDAENVEQVIKQLYRLVEVLKVTDVTDERTVDRETVLVKVGAPAGTRRDVVATASACGAKILDVASSSVVIEITGDPDEVERFIEAVRPFGLKEMMRTGRIAMTRGTPHRSHSSFAPLSPLVPSP, encoded by the coding sequence ATGAAACACACGCTAGTTGCTCTGATGCAGGACCGGCCGGCGGTGCTTCACCGCGTCGTGAGCCTCTTCCGGCGCCGCGGCTACAACATCGATAGCCTCGCGGTGGGGCAGAGCGAGACGTCGGGCGTGAGCCGGATGTCGCTCGTCGTCGACGCGGAGAATGTCGAGCAAGTCATCAAGCAGCTCTATCGCCTCGTCGAGGTGCTCAAGGTCACGGACGTGACCGATGAACGCACCGTGGACCGCGAGACGGTTCTCGTGAAGGTGGGCGCGCCCGCCGGCACGCGGCGTGACGTCGTCGCGACCGCGAGCGCGTGCGGAGCGAAGATCCTCGACGTCGCGTCGTCGTCGGTGGTCATCGAGATCACCGGAGACCCGGACGAGGTCGAGCGTTTCATCGAGGCGGTTAGGCCCTTCGGTCTCAAGGAAATGATGCGTACCGGGCGCATCGCCATGACCCGTGGCACGCCGCACCGCTCTCACTCCTCTTTCGCCCCTCTCTCGCCCCTAGTCCCTAGCCCCTAG
- the ilvB gene encoding biosynthetic-type acetolactate synthase large subunit: MSTSVTGAQVMCEALIRERVDVIFGIPGGAIMPFYHALAGCRDRLHHVLCRHEQGAGHAAEGYARSTGRVGVCVATSGPGATNLVTPLADAWMDSTPLVAITGQVPRSLLGKDAFQEVDITGITVPITKHNYLVTHAEELPYVFREAFFLAASGRPGPVLIDVTKDAQQARLTPNWDVELDLPGYRPTYTGNSRQIRAAAALLKDAERPLVMAGNGVIQSGATAELLALAERTGIPVITTLHGMGAFPETHPLSLGMPGMHGWVHVNRALQECDVLLNVGGRFDDRVTGKASTFAPRATVIHIDIDPSEIGKNVPVAVPIVGDARNVLQALLRELQPRRCDEWLAHIRLEQLQCQQRHRELVRPSGAALMPHDVYAELNRTLNDRGDYRVVTDVGQHQMWAAQLIDWHRPRTHITSGGAGTMGFALPAALGVALAWPNETVWAIVGDGGFQMTNQELSTLVQENVRNVKVAIVNNGYLGMVRQWQQLFENKVYSATPLISPDFAKLAEAHGLLGLTVERMEDVEDAVRRAWQHDGSVVIDFRVEREVNVFPIVPQGKSIGEMLTHE; this comes from the coding sequence ATGAGCACATCAGTAACCGGCGCTCAAGTGATGTGCGAGGCGCTCATCCGCGAGCGGGTGGACGTCATCTTCGGCATTCCCGGCGGAGCGATCATGCCGTTCTATCACGCCCTCGCCGGTTGTCGGGATCGACTGCATCATGTGCTCTGCCGCCACGAGCAGGGCGCCGGCCACGCCGCCGAAGGTTACGCGCGTTCGACCGGTCGCGTTGGTGTGTGCGTCGCGACGAGCGGCCCGGGGGCCACGAATCTCGTCACGCCACTCGCCGACGCCTGGATGGATTCGACGCCGCTCGTCGCCATCACCGGACAGGTGCCGCGATCGTTACTGGGCAAGGATGCATTTCAGGAAGTCGACATCACCGGCATCACCGTCCCGATCACCAAGCACAACTACCTCGTCACTCACGCCGAGGAGTTGCCCTACGTGTTCCGCGAGGCGTTCTTCCTCGCCGCGAGCGGGCGCCCCGGCCCCGTACTCATCGATGTCACGAAGGACGCGCAGCAGGCCCGCCTAACGCCTAACTGGGACGTCGAGCTGGATCTGCCCGGTTATCGGCCGACCTACACCGGAAACTCACGTCAGATCCGCGCCGCGGCGGCACTGCTGAAGGATGCCGAGCGACCGCTCGTCATGGCCGGCAACGGTGTCATTCAATCCGGCGCGACGGCGGAGCTCCTCGCGCTCGCCGAGCGCACCGGCATTCCTGTGATCACAACGCTCCACGGCATGGGCGCGTTCCCCGAGACTCACCCGTTGAGCCTCGGCATGCCGGGGATGCACGGCTGGGTCCACGTGAATCGCGCGCTCCAGGAGTGCGACGTACTCCTCAACGTCGGTGGGCGATTCGACGATCGCGTGACCGGAAAGGCGTCGACGTTCGCGCCGCGCGCAACCGTCATTCACATCGACATCGATCCGTCGGAGATCGGCAAGAACGTGCCCGTTGCCGTGCCCATCGTCGGTGATGCCCGGAACGTGCTGCAGGCGCTCCTCCGGGAGCTGCAGCCGCGACGGTGTGACGAATGGCTGGCGCACATTCGCCTCGAGCAACTGCAGTGTCAGCAGCGACACCGCGAGCTCGTGCGGCCGTCGGGCGCGGCACTCATGCCGCACGACGTCTACGCGGAGTTGAACCGGACGCTCAACGACCGCGGCGATTACCGCGTCGTCACCGACGTCGGACAGCATCAGATGTGGGCCGCCCAACTGATCGACTGGCACCGGCCACGGACGCACATAACGAGTGGGGGCGCCGGGACGATGGGCTTCGCGCTGCCGGCGGCGCTCGGCGTGGCGCTCGCCTGGCCTAACGAGACCGTGTGGGCGATCGTCGGCGATGGCGGCTTTCAGATGACGAACCAGGAGCTCTCGACGCTCGTGCAAGAGAATGTTCGTAACGTGAAGGTTGCCATCGTGAACAATGGGTACCTCGGCATGGTGCGGCAGTGGCAACAACTCTTCGAGAACAAGGTGTACAGCGCCACGCCGCTCATCAGCCCCGACTTCGCCAAGCTCGCCGAGGCGCATGGTCTGCTCGGCCTCACGGTCGAGCGCATGGAGGATGTCGAAGACGCGGTGCGTCGGGCGTGGCAGCATGACGGCTCGGTCGTGATCGACTTCCGCGTCGAGCGCGAGGTGAACGTGTTCCCGATCGTGCCGCAGGGGAAGAGCATCGGCGAAATGCTGACTCATGAATGA
- the ilvD gene encoding dihydroxy-acid dehydratase: MRSDTIKRGFERAPHRSLLRATGQIRSPNDFDKPFVAVCNSYLDIVPGHVHLQEFGRVVKEAIRAAGGVPFEFNTIGVDDGIIMGHEGMRYSLPSRELIADAVETMARAHCFDAMICIPNCDKIVPGMLMGAARVNLPTIFVSGGPMQAGIDRSGGKIDLITVFEGVGARLAGTIDDARLTELETAGCPTCGSCSGMFTANSMNCLCEALGIALPGNGTILATSPERHALAQRAAVALMDLFARGVTFGDIVTARSIDNAIALDVAMGGSTNTVLHVLALARESGLVYPLSRFNEVAERVPHLAKISPAWDGDRQWHMQDVHAAGGVPAILKELSALPGALDLDVPTVTGGSLGENLADVTNDNPECIRPLAHPHSARGALSVLFGNLAPHGAVIKVGAVEQHEMTFRGPARVFDCEEDAIDALREGRIQPGEAVVVRYEGPRGGPGMREMLSLTSMLKGMPLGARVALITDGRFSGGSRGLSIGHVAPEAAEGGPIALLRDGDTIAIDLAGRTLEVELAPNELAWRHSEWTPPAPKYLRGWLARYAALVSNASAGAVLEMPALAPLPHSASLTPVAAGR; the protein is encoded by the coding sequence ATGCGGTCTGACACGATCAAGCGCGGCTTCGAGCGCGCGCCCCACCGCAGCCTCCTGCGCGCAACCGGTCAGATCCGGTCGCCTAACGATTTCGACAAGCCGTTCGTCGCCGTCTGCAACTCCTACCTGGACATCGTTCCCGGTCATGTCCACTTGCAGGAGTTCGGGCGCGTCGTCAAGGAGGCGATCCGCGCGGCTGGCGGTGTGCCGTTCGAGTTCAACACGATCGGCGTCGACGACGGCATCATCATGGGACACGAGGGCATGCGCTACTCGTTGCCCTCGCGCGAGCTCATCGCCGACGCCGTCGAGACCATGGCGCGGGCGCATTGCTTCGACGCGATGATCTGCATTCCGAACTGCGACAAGATCGTTCCAGGAATGCTCATGGGCGCCGCGCGCGTGAATCTCCCAACCATCTTCGTCTCCGGCGGACCGATGCAGGCCGGCATCGATCGCAGCGGCGGCAAGATCGATCTCATCACGGTGTTCGAGGGCGTCGGCGCGCGCCTCGCCGGAACGATCGACGACGCGCGGCTCACCGAGCTCGAGACCGCGGGGTGCCCGACGTGCGGCAGCTGCAGCGGCATGTTCACCGCCAACTCGATGAACTGTCTCTGTGAGGCACTCGGTATCGCGCTGCCGGGGAATGGGACGATCCTCGCGACGTCGCCGGAACGTCACGCACTCGCGCAGCGCGCCGCCGTTGCCTTGATGGACCTGTTCGCGAGAGGTGTCACCTTCGGCGATATCGTGACCGCGAGATCGATCGACAACGCCATCGCCCTCGACGTCGCGATGGGCGGCTCGACGAACACCGTGCTGCACGTGCTCGCGCTCGCACGCGAGTCCGGCCTCGTCTATCCGCTCTCACGCTTCAACGAGGTGGCGGAGCGGGTGCCCCATCTCGCGAAGATCTCGCCCGCGTGGGACGGCGACCGGCAATGGCACATGCAGGACGTTCACGCGGCCGGCGGCGTTCCCGCCATCCTCAAGGAGCTCTCCGCTCTTCCCGGCGCGCTCGATCTCGACGTACCGACCGTCACCGGCGGTTCGTTAGGCGAGAACCTCGCTGACGTCACCAATGACAACCCCGAATGCATTCGGCCGCTGGCGCACCCACACTCGGCGCGTGGGGCGCTCTCGGTGCTCTTCGGCAATCTCGCGCCGCACGGTGCCGTGATCAAAGTGGGCGCCGTCGAGCAGCACGAGATGACATTCCGGGGACCGGCGCGCGTGTTCGATTGCGAGGAGGATGCGATCGATGCGCTTCGCGAAGGCCGCATTCAACCGGGCGAGGCCGTCGTCGTGCGCTACGAGGGGCCGCGCGGCGGGCCCGGCATGCGCGAGATGCTCTCGCTCACGAGCATGCTCAAGGGGATGCCGCTCGGCGCGCGCGTCGCGCTCATCACCGACGGCCGCTTCTCCGGCGGCTCGCGCGGGTTGAGCATCGGGCATGTAGCGCCCGAGGCGGCGGAAGGCGGCCCGATTGCACTGCTCCGTGATGGCGACACGATCGCGATCGATCTCGCCGGCCGAACGCTCGAAGTCGAGCTGGCGCCTAACGAGCTCGCCTGGCGGCACAGCGAATGGACGCCGCCGGCCCCGAAGTACCTGCGGGGTTGGCTCGCGCGCTATGCCGCCCTCGTTTCCAATGCGAGCGCCGGCGCGGTTCTCGAGATGCCGGCTTTGGCACCGCTGCCGCACTCGGCGAGCCTCACGCCCGTCGCAGCCGGCCGATGA
- a CDS encoding 2-isopropylmalate synthase, with the protein MTVARDPTRVLIFDTTLRDGEQAPGCSMSLAEKVAVAEQLVRLGVDIIEAGFPAASPGEEDAVAAVAERIASAETSPIVCGLARAKPADIETCARAIGAAPRRRIHTFLATSDLHLARKLHMTRREVLDQVGDAVAYARSFVDDIEFSPEDASRSDPEFLGEVLEVAIAAGATTLNIPDTVGYATPDEYRDLIRDVCALAAREPAVVVSTHCHDDLGLAVANSLAGIRAGARQVECTVNGIGERAGNAALEEVVMALHTRAAFYETHTAVDTREIARASRLVSECTGVHVPLNKAIVGANAFAHEAGIHQDGVLKDRQTYEIMTAHSVGQEGSALILGKHCGRSAVRKRLEELGVSVDEARFIGIFERLKSLADRQKRITDRDLIALATSFATMAQPTEVA; encoded by the coding sequence GTGACAGTAGCACGTGACCCGACGCGCGTTCTCATCTTCGACACGACGTTGCGAGACGGCGAACAAGCGCCGGGTTGCAGCATGTCGTTGGCGGAGAAGGTGGCCGTTGCCGAGCAGCTCGTTCGACTCGGCGTCGACATCATCGAGGCCGGATTCCCGGCTGCCTCACCAGGCGAGGAAGATGCCGTCGCCGCCGTCGCGGAGCGGATCGCGAGTGCAGAAACGTCGCCGATCGTCTGCGGCCTCGCGCGCGCGAAACCTGCCGACATCGAGACGTGCGCACGCGCCATCGGCGCGGCGCCGCGCCGCCGAATCCACACGTTCCTCGCGACGTCCGATTTGCACCTCGCGCGCAAGCTGCACATGACTCGACGCGAGGTGCTTGACCAGGTTGGCGATGCGGTAGCGTACGCGCGATCCTTCGTCGACGACATCGAGTTCTCGCCCGAAGACGCGTCGCGCTCCGACCCCGAGTTCCTCGGCGAGGTGCTCGAGGTCGCGATCGCGGCCGGCGCGACGACGCTCAACATTCCCGACACCGTGGGCTACGCCACGCCTGACGAGTACCGTGACCTGATCCGCGATGTCTGCGCGCTCGCTGCCAGAGAGCCGGCCGTCGTCGTCTCGACGCACTGTCACGACGACCTCGGGCTCGCCGTTGCGAATTCGCTCGCCGGCATACGCGCTGGAGCGCGACAGGTCGAGTGCACCGTCAACGGCATCGGCGAGCGGGCTGGCAACGCCGCGCTCGAGGAAGTGGTGATGGCGCTGCACACGCGCGCGGCATTTTACGAAACGCACACGGCCGTGGACACGCGGGAGATCGCGCGCGCCTCGCGGCTTGTTTCCGAATGCACGGGCGTCCACGTGCCCTTGAACAAAGCGATCGTCGGCGCCAACGCGTTTGCACACGAGGCGGGGATCCATCAGGACGGCGTGCTCAAGGATCGTCAGACATATGAGATCATGACGGCGCACTCTGTCGGCCAGGAGGGCAGCGCGCTCATCCTCGGCAAGCACTGCGGTCGCAGCGCTGTTCGCAAACGGCTCGAGGAGCTTGGCGTGTCCGTCGACGAGGCTCGTTTCATTGGCATCTTCGAACGGCTCAAATCACTTGCCGATCGACAGAAGCGCATCACCGATCGCGATCTCATCGCCCTCGCGACGTCGTTCGCGACGATGGCCCAGCCGACGGAGGTCGCGTGA
- the leuC gene encoding 3-isopropylmalate dehydratase large subunit, which yields MSAPRTLLDKVWDAHVVRVPAASTPAILYVDLHLVHEVTSAQAFTELRQRRLRVRRPGNTVATMDHSTPTAFGPPGARTLAVLTGLDGQARTQLEQLEQNCTEFGIPLYALGDARRGIVHVIGPELGLTQPGMTVVCGDSHTSTHGAFGALAFGIGTSQVAHVLATQCLLQTKPKRLEVRLDGRLAPGVTAKDVILAIIARLGVGGGTGHVIEYRGDTIGALSMEERMTICNMSIEAGARAGMIAPDDTTFEYLVGRPRAPQGAAWDRALAVWRALRSDDDATFDASLTIDASSLAPMITYGTNPGTGVPITQLVPDPDRLSAGDDRESVRHALDYMRLTPGQPLIGTPVDVVFIGSCTNSRLSDLRAAASILRGRRVAPGVRVLVVPGSEAVKRAAETERLDRIFIEAGAEWREAGCSMCIAMNGDSLRPGQLAVSTSNRNFEGRQGTGGRTLLASPLTAAASAVAGAVADPRPLFLESLR from the coding sequence GTGAGCGCGCCGCGAACGCTCCTCGACAAGGTCTGGGATGCGCACGTCGTGCGCGTCCCCGCGGCGTCCACGCCGGCGATCCTCTACGTCGACCTTCATCTCGTCCACGAGGTGACGTCGGCGCAAGCATTCACCGAGCTTCGTCAACGCCGACTGCGTGTGCGTCGTCCCGGCAACACCGTGGCGACGATGGACCATTCCACGCCCACGGCGTTCGGCCCCCCCGGAGCGCGCACGCTCGCCGTCCTCACGGGACTCGATGGGCAAGCGCGGACTCAGCTCGAGCAGCTCGAGCAGAACTGCACCGAATTCGGCATTCCACTGTACGCGTTAGGCGACGCACGACGGGGAATCGTCCACGTCATTGGCCCGGAGCTCGGCCTCACACAGCCCGGAATGACGGTCGTGTGCGGCGACAGTCACACGAGTACGCACGGCGCGTTTGGCGCGCTCGCCTTTGGCATCGGCACGTCGCAGGTGGCGCATGTCCTCGCGACCCAGTGCCTCCTGCAGACAAAGCCGAAACGACTCGAGGTGCGGCTCGACGGGCGACTCGCGCCCGGCGTGACGGCGAAAGACGTCATTCTCGCCATCATCGCGCGACTCGGTGTCGGTGGCGGGACGGGTCATGTCATCGAATACCGGGGCGATACGATCGGCGCGCTCTCGATGGAAGAGCGGATGACGATCTGCAACATGTCGATCGAGGCGGGCGCGCGCGCCGGCATGATCGCGCCGGACGACACGACCTTCGAGTATCTGGTGGGTCGACCCCGGGCACCGCAGGGCGCGGCCTGGGATCGTGCGCTCGCGGTATGGCGCGCGCTCCGCAGCGACGACGACGCAACCTTTGACGCAAGCCTAACGATCGACGCATCCTCGCTCGCGCCGATGATCACGTACGGGACGAATCCCGGCACCGGCGTCCCAATCACCCAACTTGTCCCCGATCCCGATCGACTATCCGCCGGTGACGACCGCGAGAGCGTGCGTCATGCCCTCGACTACATGCGACTCACACCCGGCCAACCGCTCATCGGGACGCCTGTCGACGTCGTCTTCATTGGAAGCTGCACGAACTCACGACTCTCCGATCTGCGCGCGGCGGCGTCGATTCTCCGCGGACGCCGCGTCGCACCGGGTGTCCGCGTGCTCGTCGTGCCCGGCTCGGAAGCGGTGAAGCGCGCGGCGGAAACGGAGCGCCTCGACCGCATCTTCATCGAGGCGGGCGCTGAGTGGCGCGAGGCCGGTTGCTCGATGTGCATTGCCATGAATGGTGACTCTCTGCGCCCCGGCCAGCTCGCCGTCTCGACGAGCAATCGCAACTTCGAAGGACGCCAAGGCACCGGAGGTCGCACGCTGCTCGCGAGTCCATTGACCGCGGCCGCATCGGCGGTCGCCGGCGCGGTTGCCGATCCACGTCCGCTGTTCTTGGAGAGCCTTCGCTGA
- the leuD gene encoding 3-isopropylmalate dehydratase small subunit, with translation MPTRPFEAFTSTYVVLPVDNVDTDQIIPARFLKTIERTGLGDAAFYDWRRHADGTPNAAFPLNQPGAAEARVLVAGRNFGCGSSREHAVWALLGVGFRAVVSTEFADIFRGNALANGLLPIQVHASVIERLATAAREGSPKVRVDLESQTLIMPDGEAVQFPIASFARHCVLHGIDELDVLLDATEDVSVFESCHSPRVSTKDRDVGARAPIDADVGV, from the coding sequence ATGCCAACACGCCCGTTCGAAGCATTCACGTCGACATATGTCGTGTTGCCGGTCGACAACGTCGACACCGATCAGATCATTCCCGCGCGCTTTCTCAAGACGATCGAGCGCACCGGCCTCGGTGACGCCGCGTTCTACGACTGGCGCCGTCACGCCGACGGGACGCCTAACGCGGCATTTCCCCTGAACCAGCCGGGGGCCGCGGAGGCGCGAGTGCTCGTCGCCGGCCGCAACTTCGGTTGCGGCTCTTCGCGCGAGCACGCCGTGTGGGCGCTCCTCGGCGTTGGCTTCCGTGCCGTCGTGAGCACCGAGTTCGCCGACATCTTTCGCGGCAATGCGCTCGCGAACGGGCTGTTGCCGATCCAGGTCCACGCATCCGTCATCGAGCGACTCGCCACCGCTGCACGCGAAGGCTCGCCGAAGGTGCGCGTCGATCTCGAGTCGCAAACGCTCATCATGCCGGACGGCGAGGCGGTACAATTCCCGATCGCGTCCTTCGCGAGGCATTGCGTGCTGCATGGCATCGACGAGCTCGATGTTCTGCTCGACGCCACGGAGGATGTGAGCGTGTTTGAATCTTGTCATTCTCCCCGTGTCTCGACCAAGGATCGGGACGTGGGCGCGAGAGCGCCCATCGATGCGGACGTGGGCGTATGA